Proteins from a single region of Desulfovibrio sp. X2:
- a CDS encoding bile acid:sodium symporter family protein → MLLRLAGAIERGFLPLAVGFSVLALVWPPLFTWIRPHIALGLGIIMFGMGLTLEFTDFLRVFRQWRMAGTGVLLQYTVMPAVAWTLCAVLKLPPETAVGVLLVGACPSGTASNVISYFAKADVALSVVMTLCSTLLAPLATPLLMELLAGQRIHVEFWHMVRSVFWIVAFPLLDGLIIRRLLRERIRPLLCIFPSISVLTISAVIACVVGLNQKTIMAFPALVMAAVILHNAAGFWLGHYGAGLLGANRRGRRTISIEVGMQNSGLAVALAGAFFGPAAALPGAIFSLWQNLAGVFLARLWARDEESSCPTGPDSAGPTGGAGPADRTATPRA, encoded by the coding sequence GTGCTGCTGCGCCTGGCCGGAGCGATCGAGCGGGGCTTCCTGCCCCTGGCCGTGGGCTTCTCCGTGCTGGCCCTCGTCTGGCCGCCGCTCTTCACCTGGATCAGGCCGCACATCGCGCTGGGCCTGGGCATCATCATGTTCGGCATGGGGCTCACGCTGGAGTTCACGGATTTCCTGCGCGTGTTCAGGCAGTGGCGCATGGCGGGCACGGGCGTGCTCCTGCAGTACACGGTCATGCCCGCGGTGGCCTGGACGCTGTGCGCCGTCCTGAAGCTTCCGCCCGAGACCGCCGTGGGCGTACTCCTGGTGGGGGCCTGCCCCTCGGGCACGGCGTCCAACGTCATCAGCTATTTCGCCAAGGCGGACGTGGCCCTCTCCGTGGTCATGACGCTTTGCTCCACCCTGCTCGCTCCGCTGGCCACCCCGCTCCTGATGGAGCTTCTGGCCGGGCAGCGCATCCACGTGGAGTTCTGGCACATGGTCCGCTCGGTCTTCTGGATCGTGGCCTTCCCCCTGCTCGACGGCCTGATCATCCGCCGCCTGCTGCGCGAGCGCATCCGGCCGCTCCTGTGCATCTTCCCGTCGATCTCGGTGCTGACCATCTCGGCGGTCATCGCCTGCGTGGTGGGGCTGAACCAGAAGACCATCATGGCCTTCCCGGCCCTGGTCATGGCCGCGGTCATCCTGCACAACGCCGCGGGCTTCTGGCTCGGACACTACGGGGCCGGGCTGCTCGGCGCAAACAGGCGCGGACGCCGCACCATCTCCATCGAGGTGGGCATGCAGAACTCCGGGCTCGCCGTGGCCCTGGCCGGAGCCTTCTTCGGCCCGGCCGCGGCCCTGCCCGGGGCCATCTTCAGCCTGTGGCAGAACCTGGCGGGCGTCTTCCTGGCGCGGCTGTGGGCCAGGGACGAGGAGTCGTCCTGTCCCACGGGCCCCGACTCGGCGGGTCCGACAGGCGGGGCAGGCCCGGCCGACCGGACCGCGACGCCCAGGGCCTGA